In Leifsonia sp. ZF2019, a genomic segment contains:
- a CDS encoding MFS transporter, translating to MSPALAPLRVRIFRVLWLAGIVSNIGSWMQTVGAQWLLVEHGSSAAVVALVQTAASAPVLLLALPAGVLGEFLNRRTVLIVVQSVQLAVVLVLSGLTIAGATTPALLLVLTFLLGACSAVQLPAYQAIVPDIVPRPLIADAAVLSSIGVNVARAIGPAAAGLLVAQLGVASVFLANALSFAVFLAALVLWRGYVPPRGRPERFLDATRAGLRYIRHAGVIRGLYLRLALFLLPANALWALLPVVASGTYRMGAGGYGLLLAAVGVGSVAGAFVLPPLRRRFSASAVVSVSAGVFGASMVGLILLPSLWLVLLVLVVAGIAWIGVIATINGTVQSFLPIWVRTRGLSIYQLVLFGMTAVGAAVTGALAGPFGVAPVLVGSGVLLVVLAAVGLLRPSVSPEGKGRSIVPLPLTDVPPVEAAAVPGEGAGDAGTDAHTPVLVLVRYTVPEERRPEFERRMADVARTRRRTGARDWSLYVDREDTAVMVEAFTLGSWQEHLSQHLDRITEYDEGVLARARELADGDPVAEHLIARAAPARRR from the coding sequence ATGAGCCCGGCTCTCGCCCCGCTGCGGGTGCGCATCTTCCGCGTGCTCTGGTTGGCGGGCATCGTCAGCAACATCGGCAGCTGGATGCAGACCGTCGGCGCGCAGTGGCTGCTCGTCGAGCACGGGAGCTCGGCGGCGGTCGTTGCGCTCGTGCAGACCGCCGCCTCCGCTCCCGTCCTGCTGCTCGCCCTCCCCGCCGGGGTGCTGGGGGAGTTCCTCAACCGCCGCACCGTCCTGATCGTCGTGCAATCCGTCCAGCTCGCCGTCGTCCTCGTGCTCTCCGGTCTGACCATCGCGGGCGCGACGACCCCGGCCCTGCTGCTCGTGCTGACCTTTCTGCTCGGCGCGTGCTCGGCCGTGCAGCTGCCCGCGTACCAGGCGATCGTGCCCGACATCGTCCCGCGACCGCTCATCGCGGACGCCGCCGTGCTGTCGTCGATCGGCGTCAACGTCGCGCGGGCGATCGGCCCTGCGGCAGCGGGTCTCCTGGTCGCGCAGCTGGGGGTCGCCTCCGTCTTCCTCGCGAACGCGCTCTCGTTCGCCGTCTTCCTCGCGGCGCTGGTGCTGTGGCGCGGCTACGTGCCTCCGCGCGGGAGGCCGGAGCGCTTCCTCGACGCCACACGGGCCGGCCTCCGCTACATCCGCCATGCCGGCGTGATCCGCGGTCTCTACCTCCGGCTGGCGCTGTTCCTCCTCCCCGCGAACGCGCTCTGGGCGCTGCTGCCCGTGGTGGCGAGCGGCACCTACCGGATGGGCGCGGGAGGCTACGGCCTGCTGCTCGCCGCGGTGGGGGTCGGGTCGGTGGCGGGCGCGTTCGTGCTGCCGCCGCTGCGTCGGCGCTTCAGCGCGAGCGCCGTCGTCTCGGTCTCCGCCGGAGTCTTCGGTGCGAGCATGGTCGGCCTCATCCTGCTGCCGTCGCTGTGGCTGGTGCTGCTCGTGCTGGTGGTCGCAGGCATCGCCTGGATCGGCGTCATCGCGACGATCAACGGCACCGTCCAGTCGTTCCTCCCGATATGGGTGCGCACCCGCGGCCTCTCGATCTACCAGCTCGTGCTCTTCGGCATGACGGCCGTCGGTGCGGCGGTGACCGGTGCCCTGGCGGGGCCCTTCGGGGTCGCGCCGGTGCTCGTCGGCTCCGGCGTGCTGCTCGTCGTGCTCGCAGCGGTCGGGCTCCTGCGTCCTTCTGTATCGCCCGAGGGCAAGGGGCGGTCGATCGTGCCGCTGCCGCTGACCGACGTCCCGCCCGTCGAGGCCGCTGCCGTGCCGGGTGAAGGGGCCGGCGACGCCGGGACCGACGCGCACACCCCCGTGCTCGTCCTCGTGCGCTACACCGTTCCCGAGGAGCGGCGGCCCGAGTTCGAGCGTCGCATGGCCGACGTCGCCCGCACCCGGCGCCGGACCGGAGCACGCGACTGGTCCCTGTACGTCGATCGGGAGGATACTGCGGTGATGGTCGAGGCGTTCACCCTGGGGTCGTGGCAGGAGCACCTGAGTCAGCATCTCGACCGGATCACGGAGTATGACGAGGGCGTGCTCGCTCGCGCCCGTGAGCTCGCCGACGGCGACCCCGTCGCCGAGCACCTGATCGCACGGGCCGCGCCCGCCCGGCGACGCTGA
- a CDS encoding alpha/beta fold hydrolase produces MPYITTTDGTEIYYTDQGTGQPIVLSHGWPLSSDAWQVELKLFADAGYRTIAHDRRGHGRSSKTYTGNDMTTYAKDLSELVEALDLHDVILIGHSTGGGEVVRYAAQFANGRVAKVITAGAVPPLMLKTESNPEGAPIEVFDGIREGVLKDRSQFYQDLAVSFFGFNREGVEGSKGLIDDFWRQGMLVNLAAAYDCVKAFSETDQTEDLKAIDVPIFIAHGDDDQIVPIVAAAEKSIKLVKDGTLKVYPGASHGIWGAYQQQLDQDILDFIKK; encoded by the coding sequence ATGCCGTACATCACCACGACTGATGGAACCGAGATCTACTACACCGACCAGGGCACCGGGCAGCCCATCGTGCTCAGCCACGGCTGGCCGCTCAGTTCCGACGCCTGGCAGGTGGAGCTCAAGCTCTTCGCCGACGCCGGCTACCGCACCATCGCGCACGACCGCCGCGGCCACGGCCGCTCGTCCAAGACCTACACCGGCAACGACATGACCACCTACGCGAAGGACCTCAGCGAGCTGGTCGAGGCACTCGACCTGCACGATGTCATCCTGATCGGCCACTCCACCGGCGGCGGCGAGGTGGTGCGCTACGCCGCCCAGTTCGCGAACGGCCGTGTCGCCAAGGTGATCACCGCCGGCGCCGTGCCGCCGCTGATGCTCAAGACCGAGAGCAACCCCGAGGGCGCGCCGATCGAGGTCTTCGACGGGATCCGGGAGGGCGTCCTGAAGGACCGCTCGCAGTTCTACCAGGACCTCGCCGTCTCCTTCTTCGGCTTCAACCGCGAGGGCGTCGAAGGCTCGAAGGGCCTGATCGACGACTTCTGGCGTCAGGGGATGCTGGTCAACCTCGCCGCCGCCTACGACTGCGTCAAGGCGTTCAGCGAGACCGACCAGACCGAGGACCTGAAGGCCATCGACGTGCCGATCTTCATCGCGCACGGCGACGATGACCAGATCGTCCCGATCGTGGCCGCCGCCGAGAAGTCGATCAAACTGGTGAAGGACGGCACCCTCAAGGTCTACCCGGGCGCCTCGCACGGCATCTGGGGCGCGTACCAGCAGCAGCTCGACCAGGACATCCTGGACTTCATCAAGAAGTAG
- a CDS encoding helix-turn-helix domain-containing protein, which yields MEPVEALRLRARGIADVQANERLTEYLSSANLRITRLEESESLRLRMTRFPELTFAHANLPRAVVEWPRDELSLSRAAIILCVSGHVVGAPAEAMLQRRPGLFLVPPGVEPVAFETRSPLNEILYISAPAALLSDLDLTARRAQPRPELPAGVLAPLAAFAISLSSGSLGNPLVVGPLRAAAMEVAHALARLIAEGDPSELTLFSRAVRLIVDNHADARLTAPRLATLAGVSQRTLQAAFASEGTTVARELRATRTRTAAELRRRSPDLPAADVARAAGFGSVSTLYRAVSEVPQEQSAGDSTDTSSGNQAHV from the coding sequence ATGGAGCCCGTCGAAGCGCTGCGCCTCCGCGCCCGCGGCATCGCCGACGTGCAGGCGAACGAACGGCTCACCGAGTACCTGAGCTCGGCGAACCTGCGGATCACGCGGCTGGAGGAGTCCGAGAGCCTCCGGCTGCGCATGACCCGCTTCCCCGAGCTGACCTTCGCCCACGCGAACCTGCCGCGTGCCGTCGTCGAGTGGCCACGGGACGAGCTCTCGCTGAGCCGCGCCGCGATCATCCTGTGCGTCAGCGGGCACGTCGTCGGCGCCCCTGCCGAGGCGATGCTGCAACGACGGCCCGGACTCTTCTTGGTCCCGCCCGGCGTGGAACCGGTGGCGTTCGAGACCCGCAGCCCGCTCAACGAGATCCTCTACATCAGCGCACCCGCCGCCCTGCTGAGCGACCTCGACCTCACCGCCCGCCGCGCCCAGCCGCGGCCCGAACTCCCCGCCGGCGTGCTGGCGCCGCTCGCCGCCTTCGCCATCTCGCTGAGTTCCGGATCACTGGGCAACCCACTCGTCGTCGGGCCACTGCGCGCGGCGGCGATGGAGGTGGCGCACGCCCTCGCGCGGCTCATCGCGGAGGGCGACCCGAGCGAGCTGACGTTGTTCTCGCGGGCGGTCCGGCTCATCGTCGACAACCACGCGGACGCCCGCCTGACCGCGCCGCGCCTGGCGACCCTCGCCGGGGTCTCGCAACGCACCCTCCAGGCCGCGTTCGCCTCGGAAGGGACGACCGTCGCTCGCGAGCTGCGCGCCACCCGCACCCGCACCGCGGCGGAACTCCGCCGCCGCAGCCCCGACCTCCCCGCCGCCGACGTCGCCCGCGCCGCCGGGTTCGGGTCCGTCTCGACGCTGTACCGCGCTGTGTCCGAGGTGCCGCAGGAGCAGAGTGCTGGCGACAGCACCGACACATCGAGCGGGAACCAGGCACACGTGTAG
- a CDS encoding GntR family transcriptional regulator: MLLKDVVRDRIRDAIRDGTFRHGEVLRDSDLVEWLGVSRTPIRSALDDLAREGLVETAPNRYTRVAVPRRKDVVSASHALGSLYAAGMRFALPPLTDSYAQRVQEGLKAVVEHVRTRDLDAVIRDFLPQFNGLIAQSSNKIYRDQALRAIDSITFITQVESVYDAGGAHAAVEPFDAAVSDLCAAIAARDIVAAARATEQAFLGWVPDPALS, translated from the coding sequence GTGCTCCTCAAGGACGTGGTGCGGGACCGCATTCGCGACGCCATCCGGGACGGGACCTTCCGGCATGGAGAAGTGCTGCGAGACTCCGATCTCGTCGAGTGGCTCGGCGTGTCTCGCACGCCGATCCGATCCGCACTCGACGATCTGGCTCGCGAAGGCCTCGTGGAGACGGCTCCGAACCGTTACACCCGCGTCGCCGTCCCCAGGAGGAAGGACGTCGTCAGCGCCTCCCACGCACTGGGAAGCCTGTATGCGGCCGGAATGCGTTTCGCTCTCCCTCCCCTCACCGACTCATACGCTCAACGCGTACAGGAGGGGTTGAAAGCGGTCGTCGAACATGTGCGTACACGTGATCTGGATGCGGTGATCCGAGATTTCCTTCCCCAGTTCAATGGGCTGATCGCGCAGTCGTCGAACAAGATCTACCGCGACCAGGCTTTGCGGGCCATCGACAGCATCACCTTCATCACGCAGGTCGAGTCCGTGTACGACGCCGGGGGCGCCCACGCCGCGGTCGAGCCCTTCGACGCCGCCGTGTCCGACCTCTGCGCCGCTATCGCCGCGCGTGACATCGTCGCGGCCGCGCGCGCCACAGAGCAAGCCTTCCTCGGATGGGTGCCCGATCCCGCTCTCTCGTGA
- a CDS encoding Ig-like domain-containing protein: protein MKKLHTAGRAFAAVGAVAALAIGGLVAATPASAAGSDMVTGPLAMDYYGASKYFVNADGTNITFVPNANLEAELAAGRIATDWTYPTFGGVGTISRNGKCQVGTAGINRTANYMATCDDTAIAQKWFGNNIDGKLVLTNRTQAPWGKVMWLYDGAVGQQVTTVNEGAKYDMGAGLGLSYAVVDEASLGSPLPGAEITPGTVFSGQAQQGTVVSVKDASGKIIGSATAGADGTWSLVLDPAPKNGTHVLTVAALGTDGKSTELANGSYTMTASDEERALLSPEADTVITPDTVFSGTGHIGDTVIIKDADGTVVGQTTVGNDGKWSTTLDGLVGNGSKNLVVEVTGKDGLTEQLADNTYTVEGVDLDRAVTSPGAGDVITPDTVFTGTGNIGDTVKIKDKDGNTIGSAVVGNDGTWSVPISSLPGNGDTTLTIEVTDKNGTTETLAENTYVVEGVDLDRAVTSPGAGETITPDTVFTGTGNIGDTITIKDKDGNILGQTTVGNDGTWSTTLNPAPTNGDTSLVIEVTGKNGETETIADESYEMEGSTTKFEVTSPNLSESNSIKGDTVFTGKGEPGTTVVLTDHAQNVVGEALVDDHGNWSIPVGSLPQGPNNLTITHTAPGADPVVTDLGPVVKVMDDGEQSTPLMDPAIAGGAALALLAAAGTFLTFRRRKATTAQR from the coding sequence ATGAAGAAGCTACATACTGCCGGCCGCGCGTTCGCGGCAGTCGGCGCCGTGGCCGCGCTCGCGATCGGCGGCCTGGTCGCTGCGACACCAGCGTCGGCCGCCGGCAGCGACATGGTCACCGGTCCGCTCGCCATGGACTACTACGGGGCATCCAAGTACTTCGTGAACGCCGACGGCACGAACATCACGTTCGTACCCAACGCAAACCTCGAGGCAGAGCTCGCGGCCGGGAGGATCGCGACGGACTGGACGTATCCCACGTTCGGCGGTGTCGGAACGATCTCCCGCAACGGCAAGTGCCAGGTGGGAACCGCGGGGATCAACAGGACGGCCAACTATATGGCCACGTGCGATGACACGGCCATCGCCCAGAAGTGGTTCGGAAACAACATCGACGGGAAGCTCGTGCTGACGAATCGCACGCAAGCACCCTGGGGTAAGGTCATGTGGCTCTACGACGGTGCCGTGGGCCAACAGGTCACCACCGTCAACGAAGGTGCCAAGTACGACATGGGCGCGGGTCTCGGCTTGTCGTATGCGGTGGTGGATGAGGCGTCGTTGGGGTCGCCGTTGCCGGGTGCGGAGATCACACCGGGGACGGTGTTCTCGGGTCAGGCTCAGCAGGGCACGGTCGTGTCTGTGAAGGATGCGTCGGGCAAGATCATCGGTTCGGCGACCGCCGGCGCGGACGGCACATGGTCGCTCGTGCTGGACCCGGCCCCGAAGAACGGGACCCACGTCCTGACGGTCGCCGCGCTCGGTACTGACGGTAAGTCGACGGAGCTGGCGAATGGTTCGTACACGATGACGGCCTCCGATGAGGAGCGGGCACTGCTCTCGCCCGAGGCGGACACGGTCATCACCCCCGACACCGTGTTCTCCGGTACCGGTCACATCGGTGACACGGTGATCATCAAGGACGCCGACGGCACCGTCGTCGGGCAGACGACCGTCGGCAACGACGGAAAGTGGTCGACGACCCTGGACGGGCTGGTCGGCAACGGTTCGAAGAACCTGGTGGTGGAGGTCACCGGCAAGGACGGTCTGACCGAGCAGCTGGCAGACAACACATACACGGTCGAGGGTGTCGACCTCGACCGGGCGGTCACCTCCCCGGGTGCCGGCGACGTGATCACCCCGGACACGGTCTTCACCGGCACCGGCAACATCGGTGACACGGTGAAGATCAAGGACAAGGACGGCAACACGATCGGTTCCGCTGTCGTCGGTAACGATGGCACCTGGTCGGTCCCGATCAGCTCCCTCCCGGGCAACGGTGACACCACCCTGACCATCGAGGTCACGGACAAGAACGGCACCACCGAGACCCTCGCCGAGAACACGTATGTGGTCGAGGGTGTCGACCTGGACCGGGCCGTCACCTCCCCGGGTGCGGGCGAGACGATCACCCCCGACACGGTCTTCACCGGCACCGGGAACATCGGTGACACCATCACGATCAAGGACAAGGACGGCAACATCCTCGGTCAGACCACTGTCGGTAACGACGGCACCTGGTCCACCACCCTGAACCCGGCCCCGACCAACGGTGACACCAGCCTGGTCATCGAGGTCACCGGGAAGAACGGTGAGACCGAGACCATCGCGGACGAGAGCTACGAGATGGAAGGGTCGACCACGAAGTTCGAGGTGACCTCCCCGAACCTGTCCGAGTCCAACAGCATCAAGGGCGACACCGTGTTCACCGGAAAGGGCGAGCCCGGCACCACCGTGGTCCTCACCGACCATGCCCAGAACGTGGTCGGCGAGGCCCTCGTCGACGACCACGGCAACTGGTCCATCCCCGTCGGCAGCCTCCCCCAGGGTCCGAACAACCTGACCATCACCCACACCGCCCCCGGTGCCGACCCGGTCGTCACCGACCTCGGACCGGTCGTGAAGGTCATGGACGACGGCGAGCAGTCCACCCCGCTGATGGACCCGGCCATCGCCGGCGGAGCCGCACTCGCGCTGCTCGCCGCCGCCGGAACGTTCCTCACGTTCCGCCGCCGCAAGGCCACCACGGCCCAGCGGTAG
- a CDS encoding GntR family transcriptional regulator: protein MPAPRKLDRVTIERALLKDVVRDRLRDAIMDGTFEAGEILRDADLVEWFGVSRTPVRDAINDLTRIGLIDTAPNRYTRVAQRRKSDIAPALRALSILHGGSALLTVPSVDDDDRATLHHASTDLASALSASDSEATARAFIQLFDSLLRFTPNQIFRDRVADAVDGLYFRVPLNQAVQSLAAARRNALSDANDAFAAALADHDGQRARDAVEAMHAALLPER, encoded by the coding sequence ATGCCCGCACCACGCAAACTCGACCGGGTCACGATCGAACGCGCATTACTCAAAGATGTCGTCCGGGATCGCCTGCGCGACGCCATCATGGACGGAACCTTCGAGGCCGGAGAGATCCTCCGCGACGCCGATCTCGTCGAGTGGTTCGGCGTCTCGCGCACGCCTGTCCGCGACGCCATCAACGACCTCACCCGCATCGGCCTGATCGATACCGCCCCCAACCGGTACACGCGCGTGGCCCAGCGCAGGAAGTCCGACATCGCCCCCGCGCTGCGCGCGCTGTCCATCCTCCACGGAGGCTCTGCACTCCTCACCGTCCCGTCCGTCGACGACGACGACCGTGCGACGCTTCATCACGCCAGCACCGATCTGGCGAGTGCGCTCTCGGCCTCTGACAGCGAGGCCACCGCGCGCGCCTTCATCCAGCTCTTCGACTCCCTGCTGCGGTTCACCCCGAACCAGATCTTCCGAGATCGCGTCGCGGACGCGGTCGACGGCCTCTACTTCCGTGTTCCCTTGAACCAGGCGGTGCAGTCGCTCGCCGCCGCGCGACGCAACGCCCTCTCCGACGCGAACGATGCGTTCGCCGCGGCCCTCGCCGATCACGACGGACAACGCGCGCGCGACGCGGTCGAAGCCATGCACGCCGCACTGCTTCCGGAACGCTGA